A single region of the Ictalurus punctatus breed USDA103 chromosome 17, Coco_2.0, whole genome shotgun sequence genome encodes:
- the LOC128635301 gene encoding caseinolytic peptidase B protein homolog isoform X1: protein MREDKFSNRLSTRASFRGCTSLHYAVLADDLRTVRMLLDAGANPLQVNELGHTPLSYAKEGEMHTLLKEREGKFMEEQKQREVEERRRFPLERRLKEHIIGQEGAITTVASGRGVFTMTHFTKGEFINSLEREADIEFTTATEDTEFTTAT, encoded by the exons ATGAGGGAGGACAAGTTCAGTAATCGTCTCAGCACTCGGGCCAGTTTCCGTGGTTGCACATCGCTGCATTACGCTGTACTCGCTGATGACCTCCGCACTGTGCGCATGCTCCTTGATGCAG gtgcGAACCCCCTGCAGGTAAATGAGCTGGGACACACTCCACTGTCCTACGCTAAGGAGGGAGAGATGCACACACTGCTGAAGGAGCGTGAGGGAAAG TTTATGGAAGAACAGAAGCAGAGGGAGGTGGAAGAGAGAAGGAGGTTTCCTCTGGAGCGCAGACTAAAGGAGCACATCATCGGCCAGGAGGGGGCCATCACTACTGTCGcctcag GCAGGGGAGTGTTTACCATGACGCACTTCACTAAAGGAGAGTTCATCAACTCTCTGGAAAGAGAGGCAGACATCGAATTTACCACAGCAACAGAAGACACCGAATTTACCACAGCAACTTGA